One part of the Gadus macrocephalus chromosome 8, ASM3116895v1 genome encodes these proteins:
- the ccr9a gene encoding C-C chemokine receptor type 9a has translation MTSTAEMSTAWAIQDSSTLDYTSMVTSTMDYGSITPTDDDYDDYSGFYCDRFAARAFRAQYEPPLYWTIAVVGGLGNLMVVWTFLHLRQRLKTMTDVYLLNLAVADLLFLGTLPLWATEAAQGWNFGLGLCRVNSALYKINLFSSTMLLTCISADRYVVIVKTTSAQNSKSQRLCYSKLVCGAVWLLALLLALPEFIFSNIKDYEETKYCRMVFPGGNGNRTKVLVLAIQIIMGFCLPFLIMVFCYSMIVYTLLKARNFGKHKAMRVILVVVAVFVLSKLPYNCSLMLEATLANNVTMANCDQIKRLDIAGQLLKSLAYVHACINPFLYAFVGVRFQKDMVRVLQAYRCWPSTRPLSNLSNKAPLSRASMLSYPDNTPTLSL, from the exons ATGACATCAACTGCTGAAATGAGCACCGCTTGGGCGATCCAG GATTCCTCTACTCTGGACTATACGTCCATGGTGACATCAACCATGGACTATGGCTCCATCACTCCAACAGACGACGACTATGATGATTACTCAGGGTTTTACTGTGACCGCTTCGCCGCCAGAGCCTTTAGAGCCCAGTATGAACCCCCCCTCTACTGGACCATCGCCGTGGTGGGTGGGCTTGGCAACCTGATGGTGGTGTGGACCTTCCTTCACCTCCGCCAGCGTCTGAAGACCATGACGGACGTGTACCTACTGAATCTGGCTGTGGCCGACCTGCTCTTCCTGGGCACGCTGCCCCTCTGGGCGACAGAGGCTGCCCAGGGTTGGAACTTCGGTCTGGGCCTCTGCAGGGTCAACTCGGCCCTGTACAAGATCAACCTGTTCAGCAGCACAATGCTGCTCACCTGCATCAGCGCAGACCGCTACGTGGTGATCGTGAAGACCACCAGCGCACAGAACTCCAAAAGCCAGCGGCTCTGCTACAGCAAGCTGGTTTGCGGTGCTGTGTGGCTGCTGGCTCTCCTCCTGGCCCTCCCAGAGTTTATCTTCTCCAACATCAAGGATTATGAGGAGACAAAGTACTGCAGGATGGTGTTCCCTGGAGGGAATGGGAACAGAACCAAGGTCCTGGTACTGGCTATTCAGATTATTATGGGTTTCTGCCTGCCCTTCCTCATCATGGTGTTCTGTTACTCCATGATCGTCTACACTCTTCTGAAGGCCCGCAACTTTGGCAAGCACAAGGCCATGCGCGTCATCcttgtggtggtggcggtgtttGTCCTCTCCAAGCTGCCGTACAACTGCAGCCTGATGCTGGAGGCCACACTGGCCAACAACGTGACCATGGCCAACTGCGACCAGATCAAGCGCCTTGACATCGCGGGGCAGTTGCTGAAGAGCCTGGcctatgtgcatgcgtgcatcaATCCCTTCCTCTACGCCTTTGTGGGGGTGCGGTTCCAGAAGGACATGGTGAGGGTTCTCCAGGCGTACCGGTGTTGGCCGTCCACGCGTCCACTCAGTAACCTCAGCAATAAAGCCCCTCTGTCGCGGGCCTCCATGCTATCGTACCCGGACAACACCCCCACTCTGTCGCTTTAA